One window of Phalacrocorax carbo chromosome 1, bPhaCar2.1, whole genome shotgun sequence genomic DNA carries:
- the TOMT gene encoding transmembrane O-methyltransferase, with amino-acid sequence MVSPAIALAFLPFLVTLLIRYRHYLLLLYRAVLVGWLRDRLTGVPREQRAFQYLLAHAIPGDPRHVLQTFDQWCYHCEHLSSVGPVKGRIVERLLYERAPRRVLELGTYCGYGTVLLAQGLPPGARLYTVAVDPRHAAVAEKVIRLAGFDEQTVELIVGPSEEVIPRLREKHGLLKADFVFMDHWKRCYLRDLQLLETHRLLAEGATVLADNVLFPGAPHFLQYAKTCGKYRCKVHRASLEYFHAIPDGIAELCYVGNS; translated from the exons ATGGTGTCACCAGCGATCGCCCTggccttcctccccttcctcgTCACCCTGCTGATCCGCTACCGGCACTacttgctgctgctgtaccGGGCGGTGCTGGTGGGCTGGCTGCGGGACCGGCTCACCGGCGTCCCGCGGGAGCAGCGCGCCTTCCAGTACCTGCTGGCCCACGCCATCCCCGGGGACCCCCGCCACGTCCTGCAGACCTTCGACCAGTGGTGCTACCACTGCGAGCACCTCAGCAGCGTCGGGCCCGTCAAAG GGAGGATCGTGGAGCGGCTGCTGTACGAGCGGGCGCCGCGGCGCGTGCTGGAGCTGGGCACCTACTGCGGCTACGGCACGGTGCTGCTGGCGCAGGGGCTGCCCCCGGGCGCCCGCCTCTACACGGTGGCAGTGGATCCCCGCCACGCTGCCGTGGCAGAGAAGGTCATCCGCCTGGCCGGCTTCGACGAGCAGACG GTGGAGCTGATCGTGGGCCCCTCGGAGGAGGTGATCCCCCGGCTGAGGGAGAAGCACGGCCTCCTAAAGGCCGACTTCGTCTTCATGGATCACTGGAAGCGCTGCTACCTGCGGGACCTACAGCTGCTGGAGACCCACCGGCTGCTGGCCGAGGGGGCCACCGTCCTGGCCGACAACGTCCTCTTCCCTGGCGCGCCCCACTTCCTGCAGTATGCCAAAACCTGTGGCAAATACCGCTGCAAGGTGCACCGCGCCAGCCTGGAGTACTTCCACGCCATCCCTGACGGCATCGCCGAGCTCTGCTATGTCGGGAATAGCTGA
- the LAMTOR1 gene encoding ragulator complex protein LAMTOR1 produces MGCCYSSEAEASDQEEETKRLLEPAASPPNKVLNGAEQSYHNLPSARTDEQAMLSSILAKTAINIIDVSAADSQGMEQHEYMDRARQYSTRLAMLSSNLTHWKKLPLLPSVTNQPHQVLASDPVPFADLQQVSRIAAYAFSALSQIRVDAKEELVVQFGIP; encoded by the exons ATGGGCTGCTGCTACAGCAGCGAGGCTGAGGCCTCCGACCAG GAAGAAGAGACGAAGCGGCTGCTGGAGCCAGCAGCCAGCCCTCCCAACAAGGTGCTGAacggagcagagcagagctacCACAACCTCCCGTCGGCACGCACCGATGAGCAGGCCATGCTGTCCTCCATCCTCGCCAAAACAGCCAT CAACATCATTGATGTGTCAGCGGCGGATTCCCAGGGCATGGAGCAGCACGAGTACATGGACAGAGCCAGGCAGTACAG CACACGCCTGGCCATGCTGAGCAGCAACCTGACGCACTGGAAGAAGCTCCCGCTGCTGCCGTCTGTGACCAACCAACCGCACCAAGTGCTCGCCAGTGACCCCGTCCCCTTTGCAGATCTGCAGCAG GTGTCCCGGATAGCCGCCTACGCCTTCAGCGCGCTCTCACAGATCCGCGTCGACGCCAAAGAAGAACTGGTTGTACAGTTTGGCATCCCCTGA